From the Tetrapisispora phaffii CBS 4417 chromosome 10, complete genome genome, one window contains:
- the KXD1 gene encoding Kxd1p (similar to Saccharomyces cerevisiae YGL079W; ancestral locus Anc_6.202), producing MSSNGSIVSGNSGHVEGSVASPSINSMSYAIPVSDDIIANLSEESTSEDVSDASEGSGGKNGDNSESERDDLLNDETLDKIINNSNINVFESSDAVSTSEPLLMDVSKCIFGLLKQSLDAADFSESLSLQTKTSATVNAKTLELKQLVDSASQTLIRLKQRFETGKETAKRIQRNLNSARSSIDILNGRLRTDHPIEFSQSRDKAMNGHNA from the coding sequence ATGAGTAGCAACGGCAGCATTGTTTCAGGGAATTCAGGACATGTGGAGGGATCAGTAGCATCTCCGAGCATCAATTCGATGAGCTATGCCATTCCGGTATCCGATGATATAATTGCAAATCTTAGTGAAGAAAGCACTAGTGAAGATGTGAGTGATGCCAGCGAAGGTAGTGGTGGCAAGAATGGTGACAATTCAGAGTCTGAAAGAGACGATCTGTTGAACGATGAGACATTGGACAAGATCATCAACAATTCGAACATCAACGTGTTTGAGTCTTCTGATGCTGTATCAACAAGCGAACCTCTTTTGATGGACGTCTCCAAATGCATATTTGGCTTGCTGAAGCAGTCTTTAGACGCTGCTGACTTCTCAGAGAGTCTATCCCTGCAGACAAAAACGTCGGCAACTGTCAACGCCAAGACCCTCGAGCTGAAGCAACTAGTAGACTCTGCGTCACAAACACTAATCAGATTGAAACAGAGATTTGAAACAGGTAAAGAGACTGCGAAGAGGATCCAACGTAACCTGAACTCTGCTAGAAGCTCTATTGACATCCTGAACGGCAGACTAAGAACAGATCACCCAATTGAGTTCAGCCAGTCACGGGACAAGGCCATGAATGGACACAATGCCTga
- the MNP1 gene encoding mitochondrial 54S ribosomal protein bL12m (similar to Saccharomyces cerevisiae MNP1 (YGL068W); ancestral locus Anc_6.213) translates to MSLRLITRRSLTNTLSRATVNRVTVAPLLTRFNSTVTSAAPAEPVDPKIASIVSEISKLTLLETSSLITELKTQLNIPDIAMPVAGAAVSAGSADPTAAKAEEEEKPQEKTIFTVKLEAFDAKSKPKIIKEIKNLLGLSLVEAKKFVEAAPKVLKDNVAKEDADKIKATLEGLGAKISLE, encoded by the coding sequence ATGTCACTACGTTTAATCACTAGAAGATCTCTTACCAATACCCTTTCCAGGGCCACCGTCAACAGGGTCACTGTTGCTCCACTGTTGACACGTTTTAACTCGACTGTCACAAGTGCTGCTCCTGCCGAACCAGTTGACCCTAAGATCGCTTCTATTGTCTCTGAGATCTCAAAATTGACTTTGCTGGAGACCTCTAGCTTAATCACCGAATTGAAGACACAATTGAACATCCCAGACATTGCTATGCCAGTGGCTGGCGCTGCTGTAAGCGCTGGTTCTGCTGATCCTACAGCTGCCAAAGCTGAAGAGGAGGAGAAACCACAAGAAAAGACTATCTTCACAGTTAAATTGGAGGCCTTCGACGCCAAATCAAAACCAAAGATTATCAAGGAAATCAAGAACTTACTGGGTCTTTCCCTAGTTGAAGCTAAGAAATTTGTCGAGGCTGCTCCAAAGGTTTTGAAGGACAACGTTGCAAAGGAAGATGctgataaaataaaggCTACTTTAGAAGGTCTTGGTGCCAAGATCTCATTGGAATAG
- the TPHA0J02370 gene encoding uncharacterized protein (similar to Saccharomyces cerevisiae HRR25 (YPL204W); ancestral locus Anc_6.215) produces the protein MDLNINQIYKIGRKIGSGSFGDIYYGTNTITGEEVAIKLESSKSKNPQLEYESKVYKYLQGGVGVSFMRWYGTEGDFNAMVIDLLGPSLEDLFNYCKRQFSFKTVIMLALQMICRIQYLHGRCFIHRDIKPDNFLMGTQRKGSIVHIIDLGLSKKYRDFTSHKHIPYREQKSLVGTARYASVNTHIGIEQSRRDDLESLGYVFIYFCKGSLPWQGLKATTKKEKYGNILEKKLSVSVETLCQGLPQEFVEYLLYCKNLKFDQKPDYLYLAKLFKGLAKKFQYHNDHLYDWFAIRQTNNLFVKYFNSIKYKDQQRNPNAGNRKSDNSIDISDIKVTAKDIKKLDNYIVLRLLTMRNFYKSIHYYSPLKSSALTDYNVDTVFMNICNRDYEISNQTCFLKPEDIIKINHLYVNDNKLVPLEFAKIIDYYKYNNLEIIDDENGHMVSDNNEITTTSQGKYSVIKN, from the coding sequence ATggatttaaatattaatcaGATATATAAGATTGGAAGAAAGATTGGGAGTGGGTCCTTTGGGGACATCTATTATGGGACAAACACCATTACGGGGGAAGAGGTTGCAATTAAACTGGAGTCCTCGAAGAGTAAGAATCCTCAATTAGAATATGAATCTAAAGTGTATAAGTATTTACAAGGCGGTGTAGGTGTGTCCTTCATGAGATGGTATGGTACTGAAGGGGACTTTAATGCGATGGTAATTGACTTATTGGGACCTTCTTTAGAAGATTTGTTTAATTACTGTAAGCGACAATTCTCATTCAAGACCGTTATTATGTTGGCATTACAGATGATTTGTAGAATCCAATATTTACATGGTCGTTGTTTCATTCATAGAGATATTAAACCTGATAATTTCCTAATGGGTACACAACGTAAAGGGAGCATTGTacatattattgatttggGTCTGTCGAAGAAGTATAGAGATTTTACCTCTCATAAGCATATTCCATACCGTGAACAAAAATCTTTAGTGGGAACAGCAAGATATGCTAGTGTAAACACACATATTGGAATCGAACAAAGTCGAAGAGACGATCTGGAGTCCTTAGGTTAcgtatttatatatttttgtaagGGTTCGTTACCATGGCAAGGGTTGAAAGCAACTACCAAGAAAGAGAAATATGGAAATATTCtggaaaagaaattgaGTGTCTCTGTGGAAACTTTATGCCAAGGTCTTCCACAAGAATTTGTTGAGTATTTATTGTACTGTAAAAATTTGAAGTTCGATCAAAAACCAGATTATCTTTACTTAGCAAAGTTGTTCAAGGGACTAGCAAAAAAGTTTCAGTATCATAACGATCACTTGTATGATTGGTTTGCCATAAGACAAACAAATAACCTGTTTGTAAAATACTTCAATAGCATCAAGTATAAGGACCAGCAAAGAAATCCAAATGCAGGCAACAGAAAATCAGATAACTCTATTGACATTTCTGATATTAAAGTTACCGCTAAGGATATTAAGAAGCTGGATAATTATATAGTGTTACGATTATTGACAATGAGAAACTTTTACAAAAGCATTCATTACTATTCACCTTTAAAAAGTTCAGCATTAACTGACTATAATGTTGACACTGTTTTCATGAATATTTGTAATAGGGACTATGAAATTTCCAACCAAACATGTTTTCTTAAACCTGAagatatcattaaaatcaatcACCTATACGtcaatgataataaattagtCCCACTCGAGTTTGCTAAGATCATTGATTATTACAAGTATAACAATcttgaaataattgatgatgaaaatggCCATATGGTTTCTGATAACAATGAAATAACCACTACCAGCCAAGGTAAGTACAGtgttatcaaaaattga
- the NPY1 gene encoding NAD(+) diphosphatase (similar to Saccharomyces cerevisiae NPY1 (YGL067W); ancestral locus Anc_6.216), which yields MQVFWRPASSIIRNISINHSLMSSDNMFFGQDVLNRVSFLRGDSEFIKAAYECPKSVFIPFIDGEALLDTVQNKLYLTSTDGNEEISNALKTFEPLYNTVEGRHLNSGINVIFLGLDEKKAGIVYKEIYKGIPYFGVDFRCTDQTIIKPEQIKSLRESYKSMSIMDIINITNREASLYSHAKMYVDWLSKYNFCPGCGSIIYPVQAGNKLLCGNEHKDQKCIVRDARVSNVSFPRTDTSIIIAITNSDFSKICLTRNKRALRDKNGKEMAMYTTVAGFIEPSETIETASAREIWEETGINCDASNVKMVFTQPWPYPVNLMIGCVGMVNFNNKNEMINIDHDKELLDAQWFDTAELVDAIAKYDADGFFVKFKDEMVIPSDSTVAFRLLKYVAERYIKK from the coding sequence ATGCAAGTATTCTGGAGGCCTGCGAGTTCTATTATTCgaaatatatcaataaacCATTCGTTAATGTCAAGTGACAATATGTTCTTTGGGCAAGATGTCCTAAACAGAGTGTCCTTTTTGAGAGGTGATTCAGAATTCATTAAGGCAGCTTATGAGTGTCCAAAATCCGTGTTTATCCCCTTCATTGACGGTGAAGCGTTGCTGGATACCGTgcaaaataaattatatttaacatCCACCGATGGTAACGAAGAGATCTCTAATGCTTTGAAGACCTTTGAGCCACTTTATAACACTGTTGAAGGTAGACATTTGAACTCTGGTATAAATGTTATATTTCTAGGTTTAGATGAAAAGAAGGCTGGCATCGTTTACAAAGAGATATATAAAGGGATTCCATATTTTGGTGTCGACTTTCGTTGCACTGACCAGACCATCATTAAACCGGAGCAGATCAAATCACTTAGGGAGTCGTACAAGTCGATGTCAATCATggatattatcaatatcacCAATAGAGAAGCTTCACTTTACTCGCATGCAAAGATGTACGTAGACTGGTTAAGCAAATATAATTTCTGTCCTGGTTGTGGTTCGATTATTTACCCAGTTCAGGCAGGGAACAAATTATTGTGCGGTAATGAGCATAAAGATCAAAAGTGTATTGTTAGAGATGCCAGAGTATCAAATGTTTCGTTCCCACGTACCGATAcatctattattattgccATTACGAACTCCGATTTTAGTAAAATTTGCCTGACCAGGAATAAAAGGGCATTAAGAGACAAGAATGGAAAAGAAATGGCTATGTACACCACAGTAGCCGGTTTTATAGAACCGTCAGAGACTATCGAGACTGCATCTGCCAGAGAGATATGGGAAGAAACTGGTATTAACTGTGATGCTTCCAATGTGAAGATGGTCTTCACACAACCATGGCCATACCCAGTCAATTTAATGATCGGCTGTGTTGGTATGGTGAActttaacaataaaaacGAAATGATCAATATAGATCAtgataaagaattattagatgCACAATGGTTCGACACTGCTGAATTAGTAGATGCCATAGCAAAATATGATGCTGACGGTTTTTTCgtcaaatttaaagatgaaaTGGTAATTCCGTCTGATTCAACCGTTGCATTCAGATTACTTAAATATGTGGCAGAACGTTACATAAAGAAATAG
- the PGC1 gene encoding phosphatidylglycerol phospholipase (similar to Saccharomyces cerevisiae YPL206C; ancestral locus Anc_6.217), translating into MLEIVGHRAYKGKYPENTLPAYENAYNVNADYIETDLQMTSDGVVVVNHDADTGRMWDKNLVIAETLYKDIKELRCKTNKKLKMLTLVEMLEWCVAHPHAKIMLDIKFTNKKVILVKAFSAMRKVKDDIKFWQQRIMWGIWKIDWYHYGVETGVLENFKFICIVLDLDTGREFIQYSLDLNSPSYKLYGISTHFSSTWTDKYLKDMVPLMKKQDIKVYVWTINKEIDIKLILQIPSVHGIVTDDPLEARKLVEKYHKVIRPKKVFSKPSLLSEEGFRFYSLKLIYSCLLSIALSKWAHIKFFDVSFVQLLLLFMRLIGFV; encoded by the coding sequence ATGTTAGAAATTGTTGGCCATAGAGCTTATAAAGGTAAGTACCCTGAGAACACATTGCCAGCTTACGAAAATGCTTATAATGTCAATGCTGATTACATTGAGACTGATTTGCAGATGACCAGTGATGGTGTTGTCGTTGTTAATCATGATGCTGACACTGGTCGTATGTGGGACAAAAACTTGGTTATTGCTGAAACTTTATACAAGGATATCAAAGAGTTGAGATGCAAAACCAataagaaattgaagatgcTGACGCTAGTGGAAATGCTAGAATGGTGTGTTGCCCATCCACATGCAAAAATAATGCTAGACATTAAATTCACTAATAAGAAAGTGATTTTAGTGAAAGCTTTTTCAGCTATGAGAAAAGTTAaagatgatattaaattctGGCAGCAACGTATTATGTGGGGTATCTGGAAGATTGATTGGTACCATTACGGTGTTGAGACTGGTGTTCTAGAGAATTTCAAGTTTATATGCATCGTTTTGGATTTGGATACCGGCAGAGAATTCATTCAATATTCATTAGATTTGAACTCTCCATCGTATAAACTATATGGTATCAGCACACATTTCAGTTCCACGTGGActgataaatatttgaaagataTGGTGCCACTAATGAAAAAACAAGACATCAAAGTGTATGTCTGGACCAtcaataaagaaattgatattaaattaattttacagATTCCAAGTGTTCATGGTATTGTCACTGATGATCCATTGGAAGCTAGGAAACTTGTCGAGAAATACCACAAGGTCATCAGACCAAAGAAGGTCTTCTCGAAACCATCCTTACTCAGTGAAGAAGGTTTCAGATTTTActcattgaaattaatatatagtTGTCTACTTTCAATAGCGCTATCCAAATGGGCACACATCAAATTCTTCGATGTCTCTTTTGTTCAACTGCTCCTGCTATTCATGCGCCTAATCGGATTTGTCTGA
- the SGF73 gene encoding deubiquitination module subunit SGF73 (similar to Saccharomyces cerevisiae SGF73 (YGL066W); ancestral locus Anc_6.218): protein MMSNADAIIKGFKDSVVEKYPNIISNTQSNENDSEKNASNPGWKQLLGKVKNAPLQYDHVDLKKKEKFFNSNTHFIDNGLATNNYTNYRLCNACGKPISIEVIMDHLKTYCSKLQPSYDKAEEVKPIAVEEDDNSRNNKIEEEDMNDDDYDDNDDDDNDRKRTANDLDESTPGTPMTSSKKQRVSGSRKPRKVKQRNPTDKHLINFDKQCGVGLPEGGYCARSLTCKSHSMGAKRAVEGRTQDYDLLLAEYHKIHQTKIGAAAEKRARQTTQKPKEPKQPKERKAKQKKARGKPSKKKEDNNSQSADALAADMVILTPEEETTQVLNGISRSYPLPLESTVLTSVRRRTKYFRMREMFASSFSIKTGYTSPGYGPIQSRVGCVDIEKPFEYKFRIKTPQPNTALQQQQNLVQQQRQRSQQQMLLMQQQQQQQQQQRQQQQQQQQQRQAMQQQLQNNLNAQ, encoded by the coding sequence ATGATGTCGAATGCTGATGCTATTATTAAAGGCTTCAAAGATAGTGTGGTGGAAAAATATCCGAATATAATAAGTAATACACAAAGTAATGAGAATGATTCAGAGAAAAATGCAAGTAATCCAGGTTGGAAACAATTATTAGGTAAAGTTAAGAATGCTCCCCTTCAGTACGACCATGTagatttgaagaaaaaagagaagtttttcaattcaaataCACATTTCATTGACAATGGTCTGGCTACAAACAATTACACAAATTATAGGCTTTGTAATGCCTGTGGGAAACCAATTAGTATTGAGGTCATCATGGATCATTTAAAGACTTATTGTAGCAAATTACAACCAAGTTATGATAAGGCGGAAGAAGTCAAACCTATAGCAGTGGAAGAAGACGATAATTCTagaaataacaaaatagaggaagaagatatgaatgatgatgattacgatgataatgatgatgatgataatgacAGAAAGAGAACTGCAAATGATCTGGATGAATCTACACCAGGAACTCCGATGACTTCATCTAAAAAACAGAGAGTAAGTGGTTCTAGGAAACCTCGGAAGGTTAAGCAAAGGAACCCAACAGATAAACATTTAATCAACTTCGATAAACAATGTGGTGTTGGACTTCCCGAAGGCGGATATTGTGCACGTTCATTGACTTGTAAATCACATTCAATGGGTGCAAAGAGAGCAGTAGAAGGTAGAACGCAAGATTATGATCTATTATTAGCTGAATATCACAAAATTCATCAAACTAAAATCGGTGCTGCTGCTGAAAAAAGAGCTAGACAAACTACACAAAAACCAAAGGAACCAAAACAACCAAAAGAAAGGAAAGCAAAACAGAAGAAAGCAAGAGGAAAGCCATCCAAGAAAAAGGAAGACAATAATTCACAATCTGCAGATGCTCTTGCAGCTGATATGGTTATTTTAACCCCTGAAGAAGAGACTACACAAGTGCTGAATGGTATCTCCAGATCGTACCCACTACCACTGGAATCAACAGTACTTACATCAGTAAGAAGAAGGACAAAGTATTTTAGAATGAGAGAAATGTTTGCATCTTCTTTCTCGATTAAAACAGGTTATACATCTCCAGGATATGGTCCTATTCAATCAAGGGTTGGTTGTGTCGATATAGAGAAGCCATTTGAATACAAATTTAGAATTAAAACCCCACAACCTAATACTGCATTacagcaacaacaaaattTAGTTCAACAACAACGTCAAAGATCTCAACAGCAAATGCTATTGATGCAGcagcaacagcagcaacagcagcaaCAGAGACAACAGcagcaacagcagcaacagcaaAGGCAAGCAATGCAACaacaattacaaaataacCTTAACGCACAATAG
- the ALG2 gene encoding GDP-Man:Man(1)GlcNAc(2)-PP-dolichol alpha-1,3-mannosyltransferase (similar to Saccharomyces cerevisiae ALG2 (YGL065C); ancestral locus Anc_6.219), with protein sequence MLTEKLDIGFLHPDLGIGGAERLIVDAAVGLQEQGHNVTIYTSHCDKTHCFEEVKSGLLKVEVYGDSLPTTVYGKFYIIFSNLRQMVLVANLVLSGKVNKHDLFIVDQLSTCIPFLHLFGHAKILFYCHFPDQLLAIRSSLIKKLYRIPFDYLEQFTMGVSDAIIVNSKFTKSVYAEVFPTIGKEPHVIYPCVNTENTQSIEKIDRELLSKMKDSEDKFYLSINRFELKKNILLALQSFNKSNAMKDDHSKLVICGGYDHRVPDNIECLKELQKAATALEIKYSTIFYPQYFSGEIKLDADIKASKVIFLTSISGSLKELLLSETELLLYTPSNEHFGIVPLEAMNHGKPVLAANSGGPLETVNSLVLGENDDTATGWLRETKVEEWANAINECMMIANGSSEIYSKINFTKAGPLRIKQIFSRTAMTKSFEDNIDRIYWVEKYTYIWEKFVIILGNVFLRFIISNIFPNSGIGHFIVAIWVSYYFKSVLWAIIWMAAGLDIQFGDYFY encoded by the coding sequence ATGTTAACTGAGAAATTGGATATTGGATTTTTGCACCCTGATTTGGGCATTGGGGGTGCTGAGAGATTAATAGTGGATGCTGCTGTCGGTCTACAAGAACAGGGCCATAATGTCACTATTTATACAAGCCATTGTGACAAGACACATTGTTTTGAAGAAGTGAAAAGTGGTCTTTTGAAAGTTGAAGTTTATGGTGATAGTCTTCCTACAACAGTTTATGGTAAATTTTACATTATTTTCTCTAATCTAAGGCAAATGGTATTGGTAGCTAATCTAGTGCTGTCAGGAAAAGTGAATAAGcatgatttatttattgttgatCAATTATCTACATGTATTCCATTTTTACATTTGTTTGGTCATGCTAAAATATTGTTCTATTGCCATTTCCCTGACCAACTACTTGCAATTAGATCCAGtttgattaaaaaattatatagaaTTCCGTTTGATTACCTTGAACAATTCACTATGGGAGTATCTGATGCAATTATtgtaaattcaaaatttactAAGAGCGTATACGCTGAGGTATTTCCAACTATCGGCAAGGAACCTCATGTTATATATCCATGTGTTAATACAGAAAACACACAAAGTATAGAGAAAATTGACAGAGAATTATTGAGTAAAATGAAAGATTCGGAAGATAAATTTTATCTAAGTATTAATAGGTTTGaacttaaaaaaaatattttgctGGCCTTACAATCATTCAATAAATCAAATGCAATGAAAGATGACCACTCAAAATTAGTTATTTGCGGTGGTTATGATCACAGAGTTCCTGATAACATCGAATGTTTGAAGGAACTACAAAAAGCAGCCACAGCATTAGAGATAAAATACAGCACAATTTTTTATCCTCAATATTTTAGCGGGGAAATTAAACTCGATGCTGATATTAAAGCTTCTAAAGTTATATTTCTGACGTCTATATCAGGATCattgaaagaattattattatctgaGACTGAACTTCTTTTATATACACCATCCAATGAACATTTTGGTATTGTTCCATTGGAAGCTATGAATCATGGGAAACCAGTACTAGCAGCAAACTCGGGAGGTCCATTAGAAACTGTCAATTCACTTGTTTTAGgagaaaatgatgatacTGCAACAGGTTGGCTGCGTGAAACCAAGGTAGAAGAATGGGCAAACGCAATTAACGAATGTATGATGATAGCTAATGGATCCTCAGAGATTTATTCGAAGATAAATTTCACTAAAGCTGGTCCTCTTAGaattaaacaaatattttctagAACCGCTATGACTAAAAGTTTTGAAGATAACATTGATAGAATCTACTGGGTGGAAAAATACACATATATTTGGGAAAAGTTTGTCATTATATTGGGTAACGTGTTCTTAAGATTCATTATTTCGAATATATTTCCTAACTCTGGTATAGGTCATTTTATTGTAGCTATCTGGGTTAGctattatttcaaaagcGTATTATGGGCAATAATTTGGATGGCTGCTGGCCTGGACATACAGTTTGGAGACTATTTCTATTAA
- the TYW1 gene encoding putative tRNA 4-demethylwyosine synthase (similar to Saccharomyces cerevisiae TYW1 (YPL207W); ancestral locus Anc_6.220) — protein sequence MVVTNPITSTVVLSCVSLYYYFGGKLTVSVSLLVIYALAYDSEHENFLSENSQEVKSLEPEKETKKKKKCCGGKDGGCCSTKNKNGAKKKEGCCGSGKCAPKNKNKSSGARSGDSEVTEKENEKEAKKSEFPMAVDFTQSFKIKGKSNSSELSELKVNGNNARPLKRFAKRIQNKKNDDNVEVDIIKSAMTISKDKLLNSQIYIFYSSLQGAAARNAEKAHVLLSESKELESKPILMNLDEIDDLDEYFVNTPVENALYIFVLPSYDSDCPLDYFLQTLSENFHDFRIDKFPLRKLVGYTVLGLGDSESWPEKFCYQAKMTDTWISKLGGRRIFPVGEVCVKVDGEDKVTEWIDLFCEMLKDDEPILYEYDENDDDYEDPEETNENDDDELIDLEDIGAVNNDSSLGIKKMVAKDSPTYKQLTKQGYTIVGSHSGVKICRWTKSDLRGTGSCYKQSLFNIVSSRCMELTPSLACSSKCVFCWRHGTNPVSKSWRWEVDEPEYILENALQGHYSKIKQMRGVPGVVAERFAKAFKVAHCALSLVGEPIMYPYINRFVELLHSKDISSFLVCNAQHPDALRNLGKVTQLYVSIDAPTKFDLKKVDRPLFKDFWERMLECLDLINSLQSHQRTVYRLTLVKGFNMGDISAYADLVERGNPCFIEVKGATFAGSSTGNGNSLTMQNIPFYEECTNFVKEFSAELQRRGLAYDVAAEHAHSNTILIANTKFKINNEWHTHIDFEKFFTLLKSGEEFTHLDYMAKTPEWALFGNGGFAPGNTRIHRKGKKKNKDLINETVTLPPLPAAI from the coding sequence ATGGTTGTTACGAATCCTATTACTTCCACTGTTGTGTTGAGTTGtgtttcattatattattattttggaGGAAAACTTACTGTTAGTGTTTCTCTACTAGTTATTTATGCTCTTGCTTATGATTCTGAACATGAAAATTTCTTAAGTGAAAATTCTCAAGAGGTTAAGTCACTAGAACCTGAAAAGGAgacgaagaagaagaagaaatgtTGTGGGGGCAAAGATGGTGGATGTTGTTCTACTAAGAACAAAAATGGCGCTAAGAAGAAAGAAGGATGTTGTGGTAGTGGTAAATGTGCTCCaaagaacaaaaataaGAGTTCTGGAGCACGTTCTGGCGATTCTGAAGTGACTGAAAAGGAAAATGAGAAAGAAGCAAAAAAATCCGAGTTCCCAATGGCTGTTGATTTTACTCAGTCCTTCAAGATCAAAGGTAAGTCGAACTCTTCTGAATTAAGTGAACTGAAAGTGAATGGGAACAATGCGAGGCCTTTGAAACGTTTTGCAAAGAGAATacagaataaaaaaaatgatgacaATGTTGAGGTAGATATAATCAAATCTGCGATGACAATCTCTAAGGATaagttattaaattctcagatttatattttctacAGTTCTTTACAAGGTGCTGCTGCAAGAAATGCTGAAAAAGCTCATGTGTTATTGTCTGAATCGAAAGAGTTGGAATCTAAACCGATCTTAATGAATTTAGACGAAATTGATGACTTAGATGAATATTTCGTAAATACCCCAGTTGAAAAtgcattatatatatttgttttgcCTTCCTATGATAGCGATTGTCCTTTAGATTACTTCTTACAAACATTATCTGAAAACTTTCACGATTTTAGAATAGATAAGTTCCCATTAAGAAAATTGGTAGGTTACACAGTCTTAGGTTTAGGTGATTCCGAAAGTTGGCCTGAAAAGTTCTGCTACCAAGCAAAAATGACTGACACTTggatttcaaaattagGTGGCAGAAGAATATTCCCAGTTGGCGAGGTATGTGTAAAAGTCGATGGTGAAGATAAAGTTACTGAATGGATTGACTTATTTTGTGAAATGTTAAAGGATGATGAGCcaatattatatgaatatgatgaaaatgatgatgattaCGAGGATCCTGAAGAAACAAAcgaaaatgatgatgatgagtTAATTGATCTAGAAGATATCGGTGCAGTGAACAATGATTCTTCTTTAGgaatcaaaaaaatggtTGCTAAGGATAGTCCAACTTACAAACAGTTAACAAAGCAAGGTTACACAATAGTTGGTTCGCATTCTGGTGTTAAGATATGTAGATGGACTAAGAGTGATTTGAGAGGTACAGGCTCTTGTTACAAACAGtcattattcaatattgtATCAAGTAGATGTATGGAATTAACACCATCATTAGCATGCTCTTCGAAATGTGTTTTTTGCTGGAGACATGGTACCAACCCAGTATCTAAATCATGGAGATGGGAGGTAGATGAACcagaatatattttagaaaatgcATTACAAGGCCATTActcaaaaattaaacaaatgAGAGGTGTTCCCGGTGTCGTAGCAGAAAGATTTGCAAAGGCTTTCAAAGTTGCACACTGTGCATTATCGTTAGTCGGTGAACCAATCATGTACCCATACATTAATCGTTTTGTTGAACTTTTGCATTCCAAAGATATTTCAAGTTTTTTAGTTTGTAATGCTCAACATCCCGATGCTTTAAGAAATCTAGGAAAAGTTACCCAATTATACGTTTCCATTGATGCCCCAACtaaatttgatttgaaaaagGTAGATAGGccattatttaaagatttctGGGAGAGAATGCTCGAATGTTTAGATCTTATCAACTCATTACAGTCACACCAGAGAACTGTTTATAGATTAACTTTGGTGAAAGGTTTCAATATGGGTGACATTTCAGCATATGCTGATCTTGTAGAAAGAGGCAACCCTTGTTTTATTGAAGTCAAGGGCGCAACTTTTGCAGGATCTTCAACTGGTAATGGTAATTCTTTAACAATGCAAAATATCCCCTTTTATGAAGAATGTACCAATTTCGTTAAAGAATTTAGTGCTGAACTACAGAGAAGAGGGCTTGCATATGATGTTGCAGCTGAACACGCACACTCTAATACTATATTGATTGCTAATACAAAATTCAAGATCAATAACGAATGGCACACTcatattgattttgaaaagttcttcacattattaaaatctgGCGAAGAATTTACTCATCTAGACTACATGGCCAAAACCCCAGAATGGGCATTGTTTGGTAATGGTGGGTTTGCTCCAGGTAATACCAGAATCCATAGAAAGGggaaaaagaagaataagGATCTAATAAATGAAACCGTTACATTACCACCACTTCCTGCTGCCATCTGA